In Acidobacteriota bacterium, the following proteins share a genomic window:
- a CDS encoding alpha-L-fucosidase — MTRRDYLKLMGAGGTMAAAGAVACTSGQGPAPGQGAAEGPGEPASVVADRERRMKWWHAARFGMFIHWGLYSVIGQHEWAMEKEGIPIPQYQLLAKHFTPRPNAARDWAKLARRAGQKYMVMTTKHHEGFCLFDTKLTDYCAPRQACGRDLVKEYVDAARAEGLRVGFYYSLMDWHHPDGARCATDEDARQRFVTYTHGLIRELMTNYGKIDVLWYDVDWPLKPEQWESKKMNDMVFKLQPDIIVNNRNGLPGDFSTPEQHIRASEKGRAWETCMTMNDSWGYQKADDDFKSVKTIVRNLVTCANGGGNYLLNIGPKPDGSIPEEEVRTLDAVGKWMEKNGPTIYEAERCNASGTTNANFTCKGNTLYIHVHFWPGDTPAGNWLSFFQPQSVVAVGGLQTRVKSARLFASGKKVNFRQDDVSIQFTGLPVKAPDDPVTVIEAECESVPTVSGLYVRENRKRYNVGV, encoded by the coding sequence ATGACGAGGCGGGATTATCTGAAACTCATGGGAGCTGGAGGGACAATGGCCGCGGCAGGCGCAGTTGCTTGCACTTCAGGACAGGGGCCGGCGCCCGGGCAGGGAGCGGCTGAAGGGCCAGGCGAGCCTGCCTCTGTGGTCGCTGACCGGGAGCGGCGCATGAAGTGGTGGCATGCGGCAAGGTTCGGCATGTTCATCCACTGGGGACTTTATAGTGTAATCGGCCAGCACGAATGGGCCATGGAAAAGGAAGGCATCCCGATTCCGCAGTATCAGTTACTGGCCAAACATTTTACTCCCAGGCCCAACGCCGCTCGCGACTGGGCCAAGCTGGCGCGTCGGGCCGGGCAGAAGTATATGGTGATGACCACCAAGCACCATGAGGGGTTTTGTCTGTTTGACACCAAGCTCACCGATTACTGTGCTCCCAGGCAGGCATGCGGGCGCGACCTGGTGAAAGAATACGTCGACGCCGCCCGCGCTGAGGGATTGCGCGTGGGCTTCTATTATTCTCTGATGGACTGGCACCATCCTGACGGCGCTCGCTGCGCAACAGACGAGGATGCCCGCCAGCGCTTTGTAACTTACACGCACGGATTGATTCGCGAACTGATGACGAACTACGGCAAGATTGACGTCCTCTGGTATGACGTTGACTGGCCGCTGAAGCCCGAGCAATGGGAATCGAAAAAGATGAATGACATGGTCTTCAAGCTGCAGCCAGACATTATTGTCAACAACCGCAACGGGCTGCCGGGAGACTTTTCGACTCCTGAGCAGCATATCCGCGCCTCGGAAAAAGGCCGCGCCTGGGAAACCTGCATGACCATGAACGACAGCTGGGGCTATCAGAAGGCCGACGACGACTTCAAGTCTGTCAAGACCATCGTGCGCAACCTTGTCACCTGCGCCAATGGCGGCGGAAATTATCTGTTGAACATCGGCCCCAAGCCGGACGGTTCAATCCCGGAGGAAGAGGTCCGCACGCTCGATGCCGTGGGCAAATGGATGGAGAAGAACGGCCCCACGATTTATGAAGCCGAGCGCTGCAACGCGAGCGGAACGACGAATGCAAATTTCACTTGCAAAGGAAACACCCTTTATATCCATGTCCATTTCTGGCCCGGAGATACGCCTGCAGGGAACTGGTTGTCGTTCTTCCAGCCTCAGTCGGTCGTAGCCGTTGGAGGATTGCAGACCAGGGTGAAATCGGCGCGGTTGTTTGCTTCAGGCAAGAAGGTGAACTTCCGGCAGGACGATGTCTCCATCCAGTTTACAGGGTTGCCGGTCAAAGCTCCCGACGACCCCGTGACCGTGATTGAGGCGGAGTGTGAATCGGTACCCACCGTCAGCGGCCTCTACGTGCGAGAGAACCGAAAGCGCTACAACGTTGGAGTGTGA
- a CDS encoding zinc-binding dehydrogenase: MQAGVYSGVENLKLQEWPKPELNPGEMLVKVRYAGICGTDMMIHAGKHPRVVPPRVLGHEIFGTVVETRAGANSKVREGDRVAVFPLISCGRCVPCREGSAHVCEKLGLLGIDTDGGFAEYVKATPEQLIPVPPAVDDEQGALVEPLSVAVHVVRTSGFTAGDTALVTGAGPIGNLIAQVLRAAGARRVLVSEAKPFRRNLAARMGFAVVNPLETKPGEAIRELTSESFADHVFEATGAAAAYRDAIQSCKVRGHITFVGLPKVPPEVDVLSLVFKEIRTSGARVYTPKDFIVAISLLEQDAIDVKSVVTDRLPLKDIEEGLRKMHDPDKSLKILFNL, translated from the coding sequence ATGCAAGCAGGTGTTTATAGCGGCGTTGAAAACCTGAAGCTACAGGAATGGCCGAAACCGGAACTGAATCCGGGTGAAATGCTCGTGAAGGTGCGGTACGCGGGCATTTGCGGTACGGACATGATGATCCACGCCGGTAAGCACCCGAGAGTGGTTCCTCCCCGGGTGCTGGGGCACGAGATTTTCGGCACGGTAGTGGAGACTCGCGCTGGCGCAAATTCGAAAGTCAGGGAAGGTGACCGCGTCGCCGTGTTTCCGCTGATTTCCTGCGGCCGCTGTGTCCCGTGCCGCGAAGGCAGCGCCCATGTCTGCGAGAAGCTTGGCCTGCTGGGGATCGACACTGACGGCGGATTTGCGGAATATGTAAAAGCGACGCCAGAGCAGTTAATTCCTGTTCCTCCTGCCGTTGATGACGAACAGGGGGCGCTGGTGGAGCCGCTTTCTGTAGCGGTCCATGTGGTGCGAACTTCAGGCTTTACGGCGGGTGACACCGCACTTGTAACCGGGGCCGGCCCGATTGGGAACCTGATTGCCCAGGTGCTCAGGGCTGCTGGCGCGCGGCGGGTGCTGGTGTCGGAGGCGAAACCGTTCCGGCGGAACCTGGCGGCGCGAATGGGATTTGCCGTCGTCAATCCATTAGAGACGAAGCCTGGCGAGGCGATCCGGGAGTTGACCAGCGAGAGCTTTGCGGACCATGTGTTTGAAGCGACGGGAGCAGCAGCCGCGTATCGTGACGCCATTCAGTCCTGCAAAGTCCGCGGCCACATCACATTTGTCGGGCTTCCCAAAGTGCCGCCGGAAGTGGACGTGCTCAGCCTGGTTTTCAAGGAAATCAGAACCTCCGGCGCGCGTGTTTACACCCCGAAGGATTTTATCGTGGCCATCTCGCTGCTGGAGCAGGATGCCATCGACGTAAAGAGCGTGGTTACGGACCGCCTTCCACTCAAGGACATCGAAGAGGGTCTCAGGAAGATGCACGACCCTGACAAAAGCCTCAAAATTCTGTTCAATCTCTGA
- a CDS encoding VacB/RNase II family 3'-5' exoribonuclease, with translation MHEMREGLSQHEVLDVFRRQPERTFRIRELVRELGLRSSQAHELKHVLNDLAKRRQIRESKKSHFTLSSNRNPGREPDRGPRHQDEKVKPQMATGHKAPRKRPAAPPAAGQAPRDIVTGRLVGHRDGYGFVVPDKPLEGTDQDIFIPPGAMGPALHGDRVEVQVVRSRLDWRTRSSRSEKPSTRVEGRILRVAERAQKTVVGEFRIGARSNYVVPFERRIPHQVLIPRGQEWPPAERARHRQFGGESEGKPSRGAKQKAGSRELDGMIVDVELTEFPRHGVQPSGRVIEILGRRDEFGVDVEIMIRKHHLPHRFPEEALAEAENTPQFISESERRQRRDFRSLPIVTIDGETAKDFDDAVYVERLSNGHYLLQVHIADVAHYVRPATALDREARLRGNSVYFPDRAVPMLPLELSNGICSLNPYVDRLVMSALMEIDRQGSTVRYEIAPGIIRSAERMTYTAVRDILAGEPGACHAYQALVPNFQLMEELAQILIQHRHERGSIDFDLPEPEIMFDEAGHMVGVTRSERNIAHRIIEEFMLAANEAVAGHLERKGVPSLYRVHEKPDPKKVLEFEEIAASFGYSLGIKLPARQSMRIHGRVERDQRVRLHEQLEKIDLEISPRHYQQLTGRIEGKPEERILSYLMLRSLKQARYAEENLGHFALAAGTYTHFTSPIRRYPDLIVHRVLKQVLQQEKHGHARGTVPIEGPARKPAANRQMPAFKSNSGGHPAPVSHDELRAMAIETSEAERRAQDAERELISLKKVEFMAQHLGDEFDALLISLTKHGFFVELMDLFVEGFVSLESMEDDRYVYRESLRAAVGRQSNKAYRLGDRIRVRLDRVDPIENRMEFSVVS, from the coding sequence ATGCATGAGATGCGCGAAGGTCTGAGCCAGCACGAAGTACTGGACGTCTTCCGAAGGCAGCCGGAAAGAACTTTCCGGATTCGCGAGCTGGTGCGCGAACTTGGCCTGCGATCGAGCCAGGCACACGAACTGAAGCACGTGCTGAATGACCTCGCGAAGCGCCGGCAGATCCGGGAATCGAAGAAAAGCCATTTTACGCTGTCGTCAAATCGCAATCCCGGCAGAGAGCCTGACCGGGGGCCGCGGCATCAGGATGAAAAAGTGAAGCCGCAAATGGCCACCGGGCACAAAGCGCCCCGCAAGCGCCCGGCAGCGCCGCCAGCGGCCGGGCAGGCGCCCAGGGATATTGTCACCGGGCGCCTGGTAGGACATCGGGACGGCTACGGATTTGTGGTGCCGGATAAGCCGCTCGAAGGGACCGATCAGGACATTTTCATACCACCAGGCGCCATGGGGCCGGCGCTCCACGGGGACCGCGTGGAGGTCCAGGTAGTGCGGTCGCGCCTCGACTGGCGTACCCGTTCTTCCCGCAGCGAAAAACCCAGCACTCGTGTTGAAGGTCGCATTCTGCGGGTAGCCGAGCGGGCGCAGAAGACCGTTGTCGGCGAGTTCCGCATCGGCGCGCGTTCCAACTATGTTGTTCCCTTCGAACGCCGTATCCCGCACCAGGTTCTCATTCCACGCGGGCAGGAGTGGCCGCCTGCTGAGCGCGCCCGGCACCGGCAATTCGGCGGCGAATCCGAAGGCAAGCCAAGTCGAGGCGCAAAACAAAAGGCGGGCAGCCGCGAGTTGGACGGCATGATCGTCGATGTGGAGCTCACCGAATTTCCCAGACATGGCGTCCAGCCGAGTGGCCGAGTGATCGAAATCCTCGGCAGGCGGGATGAGTTCGGGGTGGACGTGGAAATCATGATCCGCAAGCACCACCTCCCGCACCGGTTTCCGGAGGAAGCGCTGGCGGAGGCGGAGAACACGCCGCAATTTATTTCAGAGAGTGAACGCCGGCAGCGTCGTGATTTCCGGTCCCTGCCTATCGTAACTATTGATGGCGAAACCGCGAAGGATTTCGACGATGCGGTCTACGTGGAGCGCCTCAGCAATGGGCACTACCTGCTGCAGGTCCACATTGCCGACGTCGCCCACTACGTCCGGCCGGCAACAGCCCTCGACCGCGAGGCGCGCCTGCGAGGCAACTCTGTCTATTTCCCTGACCGTGCCGTTCCGATGCTGCCGCTGGAGCTCTCGAACGGCATTTGCAGCCTGAATCCCTACGTTGACCGGCTGGTGATGTCCGCGTTGATGGAAATCGACCGTCAAGGCAGCACAGTGCGGTACGAAATTGCGCCCGGAATCATTCGCAGCGCCGAGCGCATGACCTATACTGCAGTGCGTGACATCCTTGCCGGAGAGCCGGGCGCCTGCCACGCATATCAGGCGCTTGTTCCAAACTTCCAGTTGATGGAGGAACTCGCCCAAATCCTGATCCAGCATCGCCATGAACGCGGCTCTATCGATTTCGACCTTCCAGAACCGGAAATCATGTTTGACGAGGCAGGACACATGGTGGGGGTCACGCGCTCGGAGCGCAATATTGCCCACCGCATCATCGAAGAGTTCATGCTGGCAGCCAATGAAGCCGTGGCGGGGCACCTTGAGCGCAAGGGCGTGCCGTCGCTCTATCGCGTCCATGAAAAGCCTGATCCGAAAAAGGTCCTGGAATTCGAGGAAATTGCCGCGTCTTTCGGGTACTCGCTGGGCATCAAATTGCCTGCGCGGCAGAGTATGCGCATCCACGGCAGAGTTGAGCGCGACCAGCGCGTGAGGCTCCACGAACAACTGGAAAAAATCGATCTCGAAATCTCTCCACGGCATTACCAGCAATTAACCGGCCGCATCGAAGGCAAGCCCGAGGAACGCATTCTTTCCTACCTCATGCTGCGCTCGCTTAAACAGGCCCGCTATGCGGAGGAAAACCTGGGACACTTTGCCCTGGCCGCGGGAACCTATACTCACTTCACATCTCCCATCAGGCGTTATCCGGACCTGATTGTGCACCGCGTTCTGAAGCAAGTGCTTCAGCAGGAAAAGCACGGCCATGCGCGGGGGACAGTTCCCATTGAAGGACCCGCCCGGAAACCCGCCGCCAACCGGCAGATGCCAGCTTTCAAGTCGAATTCCGGAGGTCACCCCGCGCCCGTCAGTCATGATGAACTGCGGGCCATGGCGATTGAAACCTCTGAGGCCGAACGCCGCGCGCAGGACGCCGAGCGCGAACTGATCAGCTTGAAGAAAGTCGAGTTCATGGCACAGCACCTGGGCGACGAATTCGACGCGCTTCTCATCTCGCTTACGAAGCACGGGTTCTTCGTGGAACTCATGGATCTGTTCGTCGAGGGGTTTGTTTCGCTCGAAAGTATGGAGGACGATCGCTATGTCTATCGCGAGAGCTTGCGCGCTGCTGTGGGCCGCCAGAGCAATAAAGCTTACCGGCTGGGGGACAGAATTCGGGTGCGCCTGGATCGCGTGGACCCTATCGAGAACCGAATGGAATTTTCAGTCGTCAGTTGA
- the fusA gene encoding elongation factor G translates to MKIYDSENIRNVALLGHADTGKTQLASAMLYTAGITTRLGKVDDGTSVTDFDEEEIERGFSISAALANAEWNGTKVNLIDTPGFNIFLYEAEAALKAADSALIVVHAVSGVEVQTEKTWSFCQKFDLPRALVMNQMDRERASFKRTLDSLTSAFGRTVIPVQLPIGEEKDFRGVIDLVRMRAALYESNGTGKAKDSEIPAEMKEAATAAHEALVEMVAEGNDQLLEEFFDKGTIPLEDLVPGLRQAVAEKRLTPIVITSALHNLGTQSLLEFISDYLPTPAAIGTVEGVDHEGGQPVTRKISNNGPASAYVFKTVADPFAGRLTLFKVMSGIVKSEATLQNFNRGTAERLAHIAVPQGKSQTPVAELHAGDIGVVAKLKETLTGDTLGDKNAPIIYPQLKLAEPAISFAIEPKSRGDEDKLSTAIHRMLEEDLLLRFSRDAQTKEFLLSGSGQQHVEVAVSKLKRRYNVEVTLKAPKIPYRETIRGKADAQGKYKKQTGGHGQYGDCKIKMEPMGRGDGFDFVNDIFGGAIPRNYIPAVEKGIIESAGRGFLAGYPVVDFRVILYDGSYHDVDSSELAFKIAGSMAFKKCMEQAKPCLLEPIVDVEVNVPENFSGDIMGNMTGRRGRIQGMEPKGNSTIIKAQVPLAEMLTYASDLTSMTQGRGSYSMDFSHYDVVPQQIADKIVAEARAAGHGKEEEE, encoded by the coding sequence GTGAAAATCTACGACAGCGAGAATATCCGCAATGTTGCGCTGCTGGGACATGCCGACACAGGGAAAACCCAGCTTGCTTCTGCGATGCTCTACACAGCGGGAATCACCACGCGGCTGGGCAAGGTGGACGATGGCACTTCGGTGACGGATTTCGACGAAGAAGAAATTGAACGCGGCTTTTCGATCAGCGCCGCTCTGGCCAACGCTGAATGGAACGGTACCAAAGTCAATCTGATTGATACGCCCGGTTTCAACATTTTCCTATATGAGGCAGAAGCCGCCCTGAAAGCTGCGGACTCGGCATTGATTGTGGTCCATGCCGTGAGCGGTGTGGAAGTGCAGACAGAAAAGACCTGGAGTTTTTGCCAGAAGTTCGATCTGCCGCGCGCGCTGGTGATGAACCAGATGGACCGCGAGCGCGCAAGCTTTAAGCGCACTCTGGACTCTTTAACCAGCGCCTTCGGACGAACGGTCATTCCCGTTCAGCTCCCCATCGGCGAAGAAAAAGATTTTCGCGGTGTGATCGATCTGGTCAGGATGCGGGCCGCTCTTTATGAGAGCAATGGCACCGGCAAGGCCAAAGACAGTGAAATCCCGGCGGAGATGAAGGAAGCGGCCACCGCAGCCCACGAAGCCCTGGTTGAGATGGTGGCCGAAGGAAACGATCAGCTTCTGGAAGAATTCTTTGACAAGGGAACCATTCCGCTTGAAGACCTGGTGCCGGGGCTTCGCCAGGCTGTGGCAGAAAAACGGCTGACCCCCATCGTCATCACTTCCGCCCTTCATAATTTGGGGACCCAGAGTCTCCTGGAGTTTATCAGTGACTATCTGCCGACCCCTGCCGCCATCGGAACGGTCGAAGGTGTCGATCATGAAGGTGGCCAGCCGGTCACACGGAAAATCTCCAACAACGGACCCGCATCGGCCTACGTTTTCAAGACTGTCGCCGACCCCTTTGCCGGGCGCCTCACCCTGTTCAAAGTGATGTCGGGAATAGTGAAGAGTGAGGCGACTCTGCAGAATTTCAACCGCGGCACGGCGGAGCGGCTGGCCCATATCGCAGTCCCCCAGGGCAAGTCTCAGACTCCCGTCGCGGAACTTCACGCTGGCGACATCGGAGTTGTGGCGAAACTGAAGGAAACTCTGACCGGCGATACGCTGGGCGACAAAAACGCGCCGATTATCTACCCACAATTGAAACTTGCGGAGCCTGCCATCTCATTCGCTATCGAGCCGAAATCCCGGGGAGACGAAGACAAGCTCTCCACTGCCATTCATCGCATGCTCGAAGAAGACCTGCTTCTTCGTTTTTCGCGCGACGCGCAGACCAAGGAATTTCTGCTTTCTGGTTCCGGACAGCAGCACGTGGAGGTCGCCGTCTCGAAGTTGAAACGCCGCTACAACGTCGAAGTGACCCTGAAAGCACCGAAAATTCCTTACCGTGAAACGATTCGTGGCAAGGCCGACGCACAAGGCAAATATAAGAAGCAGACGGGCGGCCACGGCCAGTACGGCGACTGCAAAATCAAAATGGAACCGATGGGGCGCGGTGACGGGTTCGATTTCGTCAACGACATTTTCGGCGGCGCAATCCCGAGGAATTACATACCCGCTGTCGAAAAAGGGATTATTGAATCAGCCGGGCGGGGCTTTCTGGCCGGCTACCCGGTGGTGGATTTTCGGGTTATTCTCTATGACGGTTCCTACCATGACGTGGATTCTTCCGAACTTGCCTTCAAAATCGCCGGATCGATGGCTTTCAAGAAATGCATGGAACAGGCCAAGCCTTGCCTGTTGGAGCCGATCGTGGACGTAGAGGTCAACGTCCCTGAAAATTTTTCGGGTGATATTATGGGCAACATGACCGGCCGGCGCGGGCGGATTCAGGGAATGGAGCCCAAAGGTAATTCCACCATTATCAAAGCGCAGGTTCCTCTGGCGGAAATGCTGACCTACGCCTCAGACCTGACGTCGATGACCCAGGGCCGCGGAAGCTATTCAATGGACTTCTCCCATTATGACGTTGTGCCACAGCAAATTGCTGACAAGATTGTGGCTGAGGCCCGGGCTGCTGGCCATGGCAAGGAAGAAGAAGAATAG
- a CDS encoding nucleoside hydrolase, with translation MKKTIWLLFLFMCPFVLRAVPAGKIPILLDTDIGTDIDDAFALALIVRSPELELLGVTTVSGDTQARAKLAAKLLWESGFRRVPVVAGAPGKPLPIEQTRWAKDFKSPQLQRGSAVDFLGATLRRRVGKTTIVAIGPLTNIAALLHKDPGIAKKIDQIVLMGGSIHHGYGKDPTPVAEYNIASDPAAAQAVFSSGVHILMVPLDVTAMLQLHAADRHRVFITLSPMSDALAILYNLWDQRTPTLFDPMAVAILVDASLCQTQLLNVKVDTNGFTHVADNQPPNATVALQTDPAKFFEFYLGRVAPVPNQ, from the coding sequence ATGAAGAAAACGATCTGGTTGCTGTTCCTCTTCATGTGCCCCTTTGTTTTACGCGCTGTCCCCGCTGGCAAAATTCCCATCTTGCTTGACACTGATATTGGCACAGACATCGACGATGCGTTTGCGCTTGCATTAATTGTACGAAGTCCTGAATTGGAATTACTTGGCGTGACAACGGTCAGCGGAGATACCCAGGCGCGCGCGAAACTGGCTGCCAAGCTGCTCTGGGAGTCGGGATTTCGCCGCGTGCCGGTTGTAGCGGGCGCGCCCGGAAAGCCGCTTCCAATTGAGCAGACGCGCTGGGCCAAAGACTTTAAGAGCCCGCAACTGCAGCGAGGCAGCGCCGTCGATTTTCTCGGTGCAACCCTCAGGCGGCGAGTGGGGAAAACCACCATCGTGGCGATCGGGCCTCTCACCAACATCGCAGCCTTGCTGCACAAAGATCCAGGGATTGCAAAGAAAATAGACCAGATCGTCCTGATGGGGGGTTCAATCCACCACGGCTATGGCAAAGACCCAACTCCGGTTGCCGAATATAACATCGCCTCTGACCCTGCAGCGGCGCAGGCGGTTTTCAGTTCCGGGGTTCACATCCTGATGGTTCCGCTCGATGTGACTGCGATGCTGCAGCTCCACGCCGCTGACCGCCACCGCGTTTTCATCACGCTCTCTCCGATGTCGGATGCCCTGGCAATCCTTTACAATCTGTGGGACCAGCGAACGCCCACTCTGTTTGATCCCATGGCCGTAGCAATATTGGTCGATGCCAGCCTCTGCCAGACTCAGCTCTTAAATGTCAAAGTCGATACCAACGGGTTCACTCACGTTGCCGATAACCAACCTCCCAATGCAACTGTGGCTCTCCAAACCGATCCGGCAAAATTCTTCGAGTTTTATCTCGGACGCGTCGCGCCGGTGCCAAACCAATGA
- a CDS encoding M23 family metallopeptidase → MKTPYHKPRASSGKGWVLLLLAFITGLVILGWKVFSREAPVIKVSEPVKGIGSQTTIGFTVHDSEHALRTVAANIRQENRSFSVPLVSEIHNPPSPPWWKFWARRPTSSGVFKGQIGHQHIPGLKEGRASLEIVATNDSWGRFFRGGKNEINLDLPVLFHPLTVEILTRQIYVNQGGCDLLLFKVSPGTSESGVQVGKYFFRSWPVKKSLQETRMCLFAIPYDVDPKTPTRVVARDVVGNETTSGFTCQITPQKFRKGTIKLSDDFMNRVVPAILSHTPELQDEGSVLKNYVMLNRRLRVIDSQLLDAYSQKTAPQFLWTQAFLRFPHSKVEAQFADFRTYHYDGQEVDQETHLGYDLAATAHSPVPATNDGVVIFARFFGIYGNAILIDHGCGLQTLYGHLSSFAVKPGDRVTRGQTIGHSGETGLAGGDHLHFSVLLDGAFVDPLEWWDPHWIHDRITEKLAPYR, encoded by the coding sequence TTGAAGACGCCTTATCACAAACCGCGAGCAAGCTCAGGCAAGGGCTGGGTTCTATTGCTTCTCGCCTTTATAACCGGGCTGGTTATTCTCGGATGGAAAGTTTTCAGCCGCGAGGCGCCAGTGATCAAAGTCAGTGAGCCGGTTAAAGGCATCGGAAGTCAAACCACGATTGGATTCACGGTGCATGACAGCGAGCATGCACTGAGGACCGTGGCGGCGAACATCCGCCAGGAGAACCGCAGCTTCTCAGTTCCCCTGGTGAGTGAGATTCACAACCCTCCTTCCCCGCCGTGGTGGAAATTCTGGGCCAGGCGGCCTACCAGCAGCGGCGTTTTCAAAGGACAAATTGGCCACCAGCATATTCCAGGCCTGAAGGAGGGCCGTGCATCGCTGGAAATCGTGGCCACCAATGACTCCTGGGGAAGATTTTTCCGGGGTGGAAAGAACGAGATCAATCTTGATTTGCCGGTTCTTTTCCATCCGCTGACGGTTGAAATTCTCACTCGTCAGATCTACGTGAACCAGGGGGGCTGTGACCTGCTGCTGTTTAAGGTCTCTCCGGGAACTTCGGAATCTGGAGTCCAGGTGGGAAAGTATTTTTTCCGGAGCTGGCCGGTCAAAAAGTCCCTCCAGGAGACCCGCATGTGTCTGTTTGCCATCCCCTATGACGTTGACCCGAAAACTCCCACACGGGTTGTCGCCCGCGACGTTGTCGGAAATGAGACAACCTCCGGATTCACCTGCCAGATCACACCGCAAAAATTCCGCAAGGGCACCATCAAATTGTCGGATGACTTCATGAATCGCGTTGTTCCCGCGATTCTGAGCCATACGCCCGAACTTCAGGACGAAGGAAGCGTGCTGAAGAACTACGTGATGCTCAACCGCCGCCTTCGCGTGATTGACTCACAGTTGCTGGATGCATACTCCCAGAAAACGGCTCCCCAATTTCTCTGGACACAGGCCTTTCTGCGCTTTCCCCACTCAAAGGTGGAAGCGCAATTTGCCGACTTCCGAACCTATCACTACGATGGCCAGGAGGTGGATCAGGAGACCCACCTCGGATACGATCTTGCCGCGACCGCGCATTCGCCAGTTCCCGCTACCAATGATGGCGTGGTGATCTTCGCCCGATTCTTTGGCATTTACGGCAACGCCATCCTCATCGATCACGGCTGCGGCCTGCAGACCCTCTACGGCCATCTGAGTTCGTTCGCCGTCAAGCCGGGCGACCGCGTAACTCGCGGGCAGACCATCGGCCACAGCGGAGAGACAGGGCTTGCCGGAGGAGACCATCTGCACTTTTCCGTTCTGCTCGACGGAGCCTTTGTAGACCCCCTTGAGTGGTGGGACCCGCATTGGATCCACGACCGGATCACTGAAAAGCTGGCGCCTTATCGATAG
- a CDS encoding deoxyguanosinetriphosphate triphosphohydrolase produces MREGNEPGLASYGMSVSKSLGRRFPERPHPYRNEYERDRDRIIHSRAFRRLENKTQVFTRRYSDHFRNRLTHTLEVAQISRTVAKALHLNTDLVEALALVHDVGHPPFGHAGETELDRLMGQQGDRFDHNLHALRIVEQFEQKYVDFPGLNLTFEVREGIIKHSRDYNVEQYPYLKEYRLDERPLIEAQLIDVADEIAYNCADLDDGYEAKLLTLDQIREGVPLFGRLLRPVERKHPEAMEKLKFNEALKGLMDSLVTDLIEATRERLERMRVRTVEDVRAAPSRMVGFSPRISRGSQGLKAFLRDNLYTHREIYAERKRIVRSVAQMFEFYMEHPRRLPPFYFGKTKQEPTYRVVCDYIAGMTDNYLAELHRKYVES; encoded by the coding sequence ATGCGTGAAGGAAACGAACCCGGGCTGGCCAGCTACGGGATGTCAGTATCAAAAAGTCTTGGCCGGCGCTTCCCTGAACGGCCCCACCCGTATCGGAACGAGTATGAGCGTGACCGTGACCGGATTATTCACTCCCGCGCCTTCCGGCGTCTCGAAAACAAAACTCAGGTTTTCACGCGGCGCTATTCCGACCATTTTCGGAACCGCCTGACTCACACACTTGAAGTAGCCCAGATCAGCCGCACGGTAGCCAAGGCCCTTCATTTAAACACGGACCTGGTGGAAGCGCTGGCGCTGGTCCACGATGTCGGGCATCCTCCGTTTGGGCATGCGGGTGAAACCGAATTGGATCGTCTGATGGGGCAGCAGGGAGATCGGTTCGATCACAACCTCCACGCCCTTCGGATTGTCGAGCAATTCGAGCAAAAGTATGTTGATTTTCCCGGCTTGAATCTGACGTTTGAAGTCCGCGAAGGGATCATCAAGCATTCGCGCGATTACAATGTTGAGCAATATCCGTATTTGAAGGAATATCGACTGGACGAGCGCCCGCTGATCGAGGCCCAGTTGATCGATGTGGCTGATGAAATCGCCTATAACTGCGCCGACCTTGACGACGGTTACGAGGCAAAATTGCTCACATTGGACCAGATTCGTGAAGGGGTCCCCTTGTTTGGACGCCTGCTTCGGCCGGTTGAGCGGAAGCATCCGGAAGCCATGGAAAAACTGAAGTTTAACGAGGCCCTCAAGGGGCTTATGGATTCTCTGGTGACGGACCTGATCGAAGCCACACGGGAGCGCCTGGAACGAATGAGGGTGCGGACGGTCGAGGACGTGCGGGCTGCGCCGTCGCGCATGGTTGGGTTCAGCCCGCGAATATCTCGTGGGAGCCAGGGGCTGAAAGCTTTCCTTCGGGACAATCTTTATACTCATCGTGAAATCTACGCCGAGCGCAAAAGAATTGTGCGGAGCGTGGCACAGATGTTCGAGTTTTACATGGAACACCCCCGCAGGCTGCCACCCTTTTATTTTGGCAAGACAAAGCAAGAACCGACCTATCGAGTGGTTTGCGATTACATCGCAGGAATGACGGATAACTATCTGGCGGAACTACACCGAAAATACGTCGAGAGCTAG